In the genome of Silurus meridionalis isolate SWU-2019-XX chromosome 17, ASM1480568v1, whole genome shotgun sequence, the window CACGGCGACACGCCGCACCTCAGGAGCGAGGtgagttagtttttttttttttctcctccttctcctggATTTCCATCCAGGCTTGTGAGTCGACTACGAAGCCAAGCTTGAATTGATTTTCCCCACATGGGTCTAAACGGAGACCGTGTCCTCCTTTTGTTTCGTCACGTTTCAGCAgataaacgttttttttttttcgttttcatttgtatagcgcattttacaatggacatcatctcaaagcagctttacagagataaagcagctATAAGGTTGTATGAAagaatgtgtatatttattgttaCCTTCTAAGAACCGAGTTCCGAAGATCCACGAATTTTAGACATCGccaacccccaccccccaaacCCCGCCCCCGCAGCCACTATGGTACCGTAGTCAATTTAGAcattatatcattttaatacaatgatgtgtttccaaatatttttatcaaatttgttagtaaaaacacagtttcaaatgttattcctaacgttcctcaACATTCGGTCCCACTGCGGATTTCCGCGGGTTTCATGATAATCCGCAATTCGCTGTTCCAAATGTGAACCCGCGAATTTTCCGAGCCGCAAATTATCACGGGTTGACTGTAAtggtttgtccctgatgagtgagccagtgtcGATTCTGAGCTGGAAAAACTccgagatggcatgaggaagaaacccaaTAACCTCAAAAACCTCATTAACGAATGTTCATTCGTTGTTGAGGGGTGCAGTAATAGtcgcttaaatgcagaactattCATGCATCCTGTGGTCATGAGTCATTGTAGtggactgttgatattaattacagccgCAAAGTTTTAGAGTCGCTCAGCGGCTCCATGGATCTTCAGGGTgtagatgtggaaccatctccagctgcagtccactcgtGAAGAACCCCATTTTGAGGTAGGACTCAGATAAACCAGGCACTAAATGCGCTCAGTGCTTCGGTTATAGCCGACTATAATGGAGTCGCTTCCGAAAAACCGGCAAGTTGAAGATGACCCTCAGATTGGAGTGTTTTTATATTCATAGAGTAGGTTCTTGAAGGATTCCTTGATTAAGCTCACCCGAGGCACTGTAATTAGCTGATAAAAGCATTGGTTAAGAGAGTGACGTGTACTCGCCTGCTCGCACGTGATCACGCTGCACTGTGGGATCCGAAAAGTTTattatccagagcgaattacATTGATCTCATTTGAAGAACCGAGGGTTTAAGAGGTCTCGCGTTCGCTTGGTAGCCTGGATTTGATCTCACAAGCTTCTGGTCAGAAATTCAAAAGCTCAACCACTTCCCATTAAACTTCCCATAAAACTGCGTTTATAATCTTGTGTGAAATGATCTTGTCTCAAAGGTTTTTTCTGTTCGGGCTGGTGGCTCTGAATGTTTACCTGGAGCGGATGATTTGTAGGATGATCCTGGAGAATGATGATCCTGGATATCAGCAGATGGTGGGTTTTATTGATTGgcaataattttgttttacaaaaagaGTCATGTTTTCTCACTTTTTCCACTATGACGtgatcctgaagtgttttattcctcttgtaCCAGAGCAGATTTGCAGCCAGTTTGAAAATACGTGAAGGAAATATAGCAATTCCAGCAAAATCTGACCATCACTCCTTGACCTGTCTGTTTTTTCCACTCTTTTTtgttaaaaagacaaaaatttcAGCTTGTGATGTTACAGAGAATTCACACACTCTTTTACTGAACACGTTCCTGTGGTggaaatcgtttttttttttttttatatataaatttgctgacactggagattcGCTCCTTCGATAAACGTCAAATTTCCGAGTCTTTAATGATTTTTCAGAGACACACGCaagttccttttgtttctatgcaacagaCTTGGTAatttaacacaaacattttcttttattaaacaaatctataaatatcgGACATTATTTTGATTCAAAAAACCACCCCTAGCATGTAtaccagctttacacacactcgGTCctatttggactccacagaacgaTCATTCAATCATTCGCTGTCTAATTCTGGTGTGTTTTTGCTTAGTTTGTTGCCTAGAAAATCAAATGcgctgtacaaaaaaaaaagagtgcgcCAGATTTAAGAATTCAGCAGTGCTGTGAAATTAACGCTAGTTCGGTTTTCTTTTGCGTGAACGCCCGTTCCTGTTGGATTTGTTTGTGATGTAAGTCAGTGGTTGCCTCTGCTGCACAGGAGCGGATCGCCTTTTTGGTCGGGATTCTCAGGAAGTCCATGGTGGTGACGGCCTGCGTCGTCCTGCTGTACTTTGCGACACGCTTCCGTAACGTGAACAGGGAGAGCCTGGAGATCTTGAGGGAGCTGAAAGAGACTCATACCAACCTTCAGAAAACGTTGAGGAAAGCCGGTACGGGACTGGCGTCGGTCTGGAAATTTTCTTTTGGTTTAATttatctgtgtatatataaaagtatgttggtgtgtgtgtgtgtttctcctctACAGAACGTCTTTCAGGGTCTTTAAATGACTGGACCAAACCCAGGCAGAAGCAATTACATCAAAATGAGGAAAGCAGTTTGGTCATTCTGCATCCTTCAGGCACCATAGAGGCCACCTTGCCATCTTTTTCTTCCCTTCACAGAAGTAAGCATACGTGTAGTACAAggccaaaggtttgtagacacctgactgtacgattcaattttttttttaacatcccagtCCAGATTTAAtcctcatttgcttttataataatataatataagctccactcttctgggaagatgtttgagGGTAATATTGGGAAGATTTGTGCTGACTCAGCCATAAGGGTCAAGTCATATACTGACGTAGATaacatttatcccaaatgtgttcaatagggttaaggtcagagctcttcaGATCTTCTTCCACTCAATCCAATTTCTTCAttaagctggctttgtgcacttgtcatgctggaagaggtttggatctcctactCCCACATGGGGGTTAAAAAGAGTTCTATTGTACGAAAGGTGTAGAGATCATAACAAAGGAACGAGGCTGTGGCTAAATGGGGGGTTAATTTGCTTCGTCGTGCGCCACATTTTTAACAAGTCGTCAGCAGGGGTCGAGAAACCAGCCGTGAGACACAATACAGACGATTAAACATTGACATGATGTTCCACgatcaataatttattttttttttttttgtacaaccccaattccgaAAAAGTTAGGATGCTAGGtaagatgtaaataaaaaaaagaatgctatgatatgcaaatcttataaacccgTCTTTTATTTGCtgtagaacatagaaaacatatcaaatgttgaaacaGCGGTAATGaatcattttaaggaaaaaaaacaaggtcatttaaatgtaatagcTGCAACAAGTCTGAACAAAGTGAGGGCTCGGCaacaaaaaaatctggaaaaagtaattaataaaaatgatcagtttttcttgattgggtataaatagtgtattttagagaggcagagtctctcagacgtaaagatgggcagagcttcactgaactgtgaaagactgtgtcttCCAAAACTCTTGAAAATGATCTCATATTTTACAGCACATATGTAAAGTTTCTAGAAATCCGGAGAAATCTTTGTGCCCAAAGTACGAAGGTGAAAATCAATAATGAACGGttgtgatcttcaggccctcgtgcggcactgcatttaaaacggtcatgattctgtaaaggaaacctccagaaatcattaaATTTCTATCATGCAAAAatgaaggcatgcgtgaacatgattcaGAAAGGCCACCATGCACTCTGGGCCAAAGTGAAAAACAGTTTTGTGGTCAGACgaatagaaatgtttatttcGTTTTGGAAGCCATATACACcacatcctccagactaaagaggataggGACCATCTTTCTTTTTATGCTACACAgttggccctgtcccaactttttttgaaacCTGTTGCAGGCATTGAATTCAAAATggatttatttcttctttaaaattatatatattctttgtttaaacattcaatatatattttttaataaaatatggacacatgagatttgcaaattattgcattctgtttttattgacatATTTTACACAGCATTGGGGTTGTAAGTAGACTCTGCAGACGTTGTGCAATCGCAGTACAGATGACACAAAGGGGCGACGGTTTAATGCTGTTTGAACTAAAGAGACGCTATCGCTTAGCCCAGGTTCTGTGTTTGCTGTACGTCCCGTTCGAAAGAGACATGGTGTGATTGCGTGATTGAGACAGTCACGAACGATAATGCTTATCTGTATTTTAACGAGTTGTGtagctgtgtgcatgtgaaacTCAAACATaacgtgtgtgtctgtgtgtaaaggAGGATTTGGGAAGGAGGCAGGTGAATTTTATCCTCGGAGCTTCAGGCTCCTGAAACAAGGCCAAAAGTTGCGTTTTGCTCGTCTTTGGCATTGAAGAACACGTACTCGTTTcatcccaaactgttaccacaaaccatTTCTACCTTcatcggtacctgactttacttactataataataattataataataataatttttttttatatagtgccTTTATCtccaagcataaaaaaaaaatacaaattcttaataataataataataataataacaattacatAAAAGCTTTTCAGAAAAAGTACGTTTTAAGAGTAGATTTTTAAAACCCTAAAAGATTCAGACTGTCTAATCTTAATGGGAGAattgctgaataagcacaaaaatctagtgaaacatcttcccgagaagagtggagtttattggATCaggaaattgggactaaatgtggaatgggatggtgtgtgtgtgaaaacttagtcaggtgtccacaaaatccATATTATGTATAATGAGTCTATAATTACAATCCTAAAACTGTATTTATTAACGCACTGAGATTTGAGTCACTGCAAAATAAAACTGTACTTTTAGTTTTTGGATGAAAAAACTGTGTGGTGGGGTTCAGGGCCATTTCATTTCTCCACCTTATTTAATGCTCGTTCCTGGGTTCAGGGTTCCTGGTTGATCAACATGAACCATATTTTCCcttatcattaataaaaattcgTGTTCCTCAGGCCGACAACAGGAAAGTTTCGTTCCGCCACTGGATGCTCCAAACGCTTCAGATTTCCCCAAAAGACGGCAGCGGCGTTCCTCAGGCCCTCGTGCGCGCAACTCTACGACGCTCGTCTACAGCGTGTTGGTGGACGACAGCCACAACCAGGTTCGCATCTCGACTCCTGCAAAACAATTTCACGATTAAACCTCTCCGCTTCCGGTTCCACAGGAAGTCAGGAGACACCGTCACAGTCTGAATGAACGAACGATgcactatatggtcaaaagtttgtggacacctgagcataagattatTATAATCTGTTCTAATAACCTGAACTctcctggaaagatgttcctctagatttttgtggagatttcagcTCATTCGCTGAAATCCTGTattgatggaggtgaggtgaggaggcctagggttcAGTCAGCTGGAAAAATATATTcctattcaatagggttgaggtcagagctgatATCTTCACAGAGCTGACTTCGTGCACATGATTGAACAGGTTTCTAGTCTCGTACTTCAAGTGATAGGAAAATGTCATGGTACTCATTTCAAGactcgggtgtcccaatacttttgtccataaagcgTATCGAGATAAAATGCTCCCTCTGGACcgtaatagtgtttattttttataaaccaGAGATGTTCGAGGAATGAATTCCAGACTATATTCTCCGTAGTCCACCAGCACATTCCAAACATTCCTTCCTAATTCCCAGGTATACCTGGAATTCCCCAAAGTAGCCCCTTTGCAAATTCCATTCGTTCCATTCCTGCAGAGATCTATAATCCTAACTCTGGGAGATGCTATCGCACATTCAAGGTTTGTTTTAGATTTCATGTCATTCGTTCACTAATGCGGATCGATTCCTCGCCTACAGCCGAGGTACAGCCTGAGGAGCAGGAAATCTTTATGCGCGCTGGAGCCGAATGGAGACCGAGACTGATCCCGATCTCTCCAGGAGGACGTCTGTATGGGGTGAAGAGGTGTGTGTACTGGACAACCTGTCACGGTCGAATTCTTCAtggattttattgatttttttaaaataaataaatgtggtttTAATAAtcagtttgtttatatttgtgatgaatggatttgttttttatgaCGTCATGGAGCTCTTTCAAAACCTGTCATCAAACTCCCTCAGCAAGGCTACCACCTTCTGGAGAGATCctttcattgcttttttttatgcacaaaGACTCATAACATACCGGTCCAGCGAAGTACAACCGACAAAAAGAACACGTGCAAAATATGACAAACGTATCAGCACAcgtggttcttctctaaactgttcccacaaagttctAGGCACACAGTTGTTGAAGACGTCTTTTGGATTTTTCCATTCGCTTGAAAACCCAGACCTGTTCcttcatgtgcacaaagccagctctataatgatctgctttccatgggttggagtggaagatctcctgctgtagagctcaaaccctattgaacatgaaggAATTGGAGCACTGGGAAATTTGGGAAATATTCTAAGTTTGTAACTTAACCAGGAATTTATGTGAATGAATTGgaaatttggggaaatgtatataaactgtatcatattcatacattttgctttttgtttgatCATAAACtgatgaatatttaaaatatttacatttcaaaaatggcatttttatatctgatttaattgttagtataattttgttgcccaatggcacaatttattttttcaacactctttattaacattttgaaactttaaagacacaaacatatattacaataaaaattagataaatatcaaaaaaagtaaataatatttaaaagggGGTGGGGTTACATATTAAGCATACATTTATagacatacacatatataaacacacacacacacacacacacacacacaaagatcaaagatatacatacacatatatttatatgtacatatatatatatatatatatatatatatatatatatatatatatatatatatatatatgtgtgtacatatatttatatgtgtatatatatatatatatatatatatatacacacagtttaaagatatacaatatatataacaatatgaGTTTTTCCAAAGCCAAACAATGAGAAACTTCTTCagaatttattatttgaaaCATAAATCTATGCAATATTTGTGTCATTTAGATGGAAATTTGTTTTGACGTATAGGATTTAAGAAATGATGTGCTTTATGTGATTGagaaaagggggcgtggcctcagtaaccTTGCAGTAAGTGTTCATGTGATTGATGAAGGTTCAGGGTAGAAATTCGActaaaatgacatttaaatctggttgttttaaccaaaattatcatgcaagatttattttattttcactacatttaagttccctctTATAGGCTcccctgcaattttgtaaattcccagtttattcctgtTAATCCCCATTCATTTGGAAAATTCCAACCCTAATGTTTCCAAATCTCTGTACAAACGAATTgagcagaagagtggagatgttgctataacagcaaatggagactacgtatgaaatgggatgttcaaaaagaagatcTTAtgctgaggtgtccacaaacttttgcacataTAGTGTAGCTGTATACAttgtatacatttgtttttttatctttgacTTGCCATT includes:
- the LOC124399499 gene encoding uncharacterized protein LOC124399499 isoform X2, whose protein sequence is MDPVAFNTYTEFFTHAHSICHYLQSEQWQLRSENTIHRLTESSAGVAEQLASTQRMAEDLVEAQSAALKSQETILRNGEELKSTLQHSTRGLRDVFAEMKHSVQEQQVAFAEIFNRVAFLQSFIVSESHTFSSLLYNALGFCASFLLTATRRTSGARFFLFGLVALNVYLERMICRMILENDDPGYQQMERIAFLVGILRKSMVVTACVVLLYFATRFRNVNRESLEILRELKETHTNLQKTLRKAERLSGSLNDWTKPRQKQLHQNEESSLVILHPSGTIEATLPSFSSLHRSRQQESFVPPLDAPNASDFPKRRQRRSSGPRARNSTTLVYSVLVDDSHNQPRYSLRSRKSLCALEPNGDRD